The genomic stretch ataaaattaCAATAACGAATACAAAAAGAGGAATTTTTAAAATGCGAGATCTAAAAACATATCTTTACGTGGCACAGGTAGTAAGTGCTCTATGACTCGGGTCTTTAGTAGGTTTATTGATAGAgatcaattgtttttttttccagatgcattgatattcttttttttttcttttcattctaGCTTATTAATATGGGAAGGGGGAAAGAAGATAGAGATGTAATCAAATATCTGTAACTAATCCCTgtccatctctttttttttttttcacttattctgaaataaaaacaaagaaaaagcgGTTTAACCCTCAGTGaaactataaataaaaaaagacctctgtattttttttttaatgtgttacTGTTATACCATACAACCTCTCGTCTCCTCTACTCACTCAAGCATCAGATCGAACGACTATCCAGACCCGTTGATCTCACTCTCTGCGTCCTCCTCTTCGACAATTCCCGCGACCCTTTGCAGAAAGGTTCCAGCTTTGGTGAAGAATAACTGCTCAAAGACCCCACTTCGAAACTGCAACTTGAAAGCTTGAAACTTTTCGAGTTCATCCTTTTGATCCTCTGCTCTCACGGTGCTCCAcgactttttttctttctttctggatTCTGGTTTTGTTTGGGTATTGTTGAATTTTGAGAAATGAGTTTTGGGATGTTTGGAAATGGAATTCTGttacattttttgtttgtggGGTTCCTTGATTCTTATCTTAGAAATTCAAagtttatgttttatttgtacGTAATTTTGGATTTCTGGTGTAGTTGTCTGTGTTTTCAGCTTAATTGAATGattagtttcatttttttttaaagtaattttgGATTTCTGGTGTATGGCTGTGTTTTCGGCGTAATTGAATGACTAGTTACTTTATCTGGGGTTTATAGAGTTTCTTAGGATGATGTTGTGAATTGGTGCTTTGGTTCTTGTTGTTTTGGCTTCTAGGGAGTCAGAACTCTTGTCTAGTATGCTTTTTTAGGCTCGGTGGACCGGAGTTTTTCGTTTCTTTAGGGGGCAATGAATCCTAAGTGGTATGAGCAACCAAGTATTCAGCTAAACTAACTATGAAGTCTCGAGGGTTTCATAATACCACGTGCACTGGATTTTATGTGCCTTTGTACACTCTTATATTGGTTATAATATAGTTAggataagtgaaaaatataaatagaaGATTTCATGCTATATGTTCATTCATACCTTATGATACATAAACCTCAACTTGGCTACTAGTGTTGTAAGGTTTGCTACGTTCTAGGTTCTGAATGAATGGAGTTTGTTagatttttgtgattttttggttATATTATTATAGTGAAATTATTTAGTTTTCTAATTGGTTCATTTAGACAATTGTAAAAGGAGTTAATGAATCTCCCCATGACAAACGGATGCTGCAGGATTTTGGTTTTCGGTTAAGTCTGTCATGCTGAATGTTGCTACCAGGAGGTGGAATAAGGATGAACTCCATGATGGATGATATGAACTTGATTCAGCAGGCACAGAGGCATCACTTAGTGGTTCGGGAGCTTGGAGAAGAGATTGATTTAGAAATTGGAACTGGGGATGATGATCCTTCATTTGCTAACACCCCCCTTATAGGTGGTCCACCACGGGAACCTTCTGTTGAGGATCATGACGAGAGTAAGAATATGGTAATGGCTTCTCACCTCCCTAGTGATGATCAAGACATGTCAAAGGGACAGCCagtaaaaaggaagaaaaaggttGTGAAAAGATGGAGAGAGGAATGGGCTGATACCTACAAATGGGCTTATGTTGATGTCAAGGAAGGGACAGCAAGGATTTTTTGCTCTGTATGTAGAGAGTATGGTAGGAAGCATAGAAGAAACCCCTATGGAAACGAGGGTAGCCGGAATATGCAGATGAGTGCACTCGAGGAACACAACAATAGTTTGCTTCACAAAGAGGCACTTCGCCTTCAAATGGCCTCCAAGGATAAGGTCATTGCTGACAAACCCATTTATGTCAAAGGTTAGCACGTTCTGCTCATTATTCTTTGGTTTGCTTTGGAAGTTTCAAATAACCACCATCTGAATTCTGCACTAATTTTTTGCAGAGTGTCTCAGGAAATTCTTTTCGCGAAgttattttattgttagttTTCATGTTTATGAAAGTATCCCTTGCGGTTAAGTTTGCATTTgggatttttaaatttttagctCGTTGCTGAATGAAAACTTTGGTTCAGTGGAATGCTATATTCAGCAGTTCACTATGCCCACGCCTAAATGCTTCTTCCAGCATTGCCCACACTTACCACGTTCTGctcaattttctttggtttgcTTTGGAAGTTTCAAATAACCACCATCTGAATTCTGCACTAATTTTTTGCGGAGTGTCTCTCAGGAAATTCCTTTCGTGAAGTTACGTTATTGTTAGTTTTCATGTTTATGAAAGTATCCCTTGCGGTTAAGTTTGCATTtgggatttttaattttttagctCATTGCTGAATGAAAACTTTGGTTCGGTGGAATGCTATATTCAGCAGTTCACTATGCCCACACCTAAATGCTTCTTCCAGCATTATATGGAGTTTGTTGACATTAGTTTGTTGATATTTGCACATATTTCACACCATCATATGATTGAAAgaaatgaattttgagtttaattttttaattgttttcccGTTTGGTTGATTTGTCTTTGGAATTACTCTTAAATGTAGCTCTTATGTCAAAAACGGCTGGATCAATTGTTGAAGCTGCACTGAAAAGGGATCCTCATGAGGTTGAGTTCATACAATCGGTGCAAGAAGTTGTTCATGCGTTAGAAAGAGTGATTGCAAAAAATTCTCAGTGAGTTTCCTTAGGATGGAGTATTGTTTTAGTCATGCTGGTTAAGGGAAACAAAGTCTTATTTCTGATTTCTGTAAAATCTTATCAAgtgacttttcttttttcagttaTGTAAGCATCATGGAGCGCTTGCTAGAACCTGAGCGCATGCTTGTTTTTCGAGTTCCATGGAtggatgatagaggtgagacaCATGTTAACCGAGGCTTTCGAGTACAATTTAACCAGGCCTTGGGTCCATGTAGGGGTGGTTTCCGGTTTCATCCTTCTATGAACTTGAGCATTGCCAAGTTTCTTGGATTTGAACAGGTATTAGTTGTTTTCTTGAGTTCTTTTGAGTTGACTTGTCTTCTTTAGGTTGGGTCAAGCTTTTGCCAAATCTTTTTCTTCCTGTGCCTCTGTTGATTGTGTATTCTAGTGATTGGTGCTCATAAGAACACCAAGCTAAATACTAGTGACGAGGTTAAACCCTTCAGATTGGAAGTGACTATGTCTTGTGACGGATTTGCATTGTGCTATTTACCTTCTCTGCAGACTTTAAAGAATGCCTTGTCACCATACAAAATTGGAGGGGCAGCGGGAGGTAGTGATTTTGATCCAAAGGGAAAAAGTGATAATGAGGTAAAAGTcttcaatttgttatatgtggTTCATCATTTTTAACCTCCTCAGAAGTTGTGAATGACTGTTTTCTAAGCTGGCAGGTGATGCGTTTTTGCCAAAGTTTTATGAATGAAATCTATCGTTATTTGGGTGTTGACAAGGTAACTTCAGCAAGATTCCATTCcatgaatatatttttttcctctaTATGGAATTTCGATGCTGTATCCTGCATGTCTGGTTTAATGCTGTGTACACTTTAGGACCTTCCTTCAGAGGAGATGGGTGTTGGTACTCGAGAAATGGGATATCTTTTCGGACAATATAGACGTCTAGCTGGTCACTTTCAGGTACCAGAAACACCGGTAACAAACTATTTCTGAATTTAACTTCTTACCTTTTGTGATGTAATTTAGTATCTAGATGCCATTTATGACATTGCTTTTTCTAAATCTGATGTAGGACCGCAGGATTATGAAAATTCGGAAAATAGTAATTAAACAAGCAATTCTATTGTTCTTTTCTATCCTGACAAAGAGTGTTACTCTTTTCTATCCTGACAAGGCCATTGTTCTTTCTATCCCGACAAAGTCTATTGTTCTTTTCTTTCCCTACGAAGTCTTGTTTTTTATCCTGACAAATTCTgttgttctttttttatttctgtcCATCTGAAGTCTACTGTTATTTTCTATCGGTACAAAAGTTAAGTTTATGCTTATCTGTTTATCATGGAAGATAATTAAGTGATaagtctttttctttctttttttttttttggtcgaaagtGGTACATCTTCATCTATTCAGTGTTCTTTTCTGTCCGTACAAAAGTAAAGTTTCTGCTTATGTGTTtctcttggaaagaaggttaaGTAACGTCTTTATGTTTTCATATGTATGCCTTACTTATGCAGGGAAGTTTTACAGGGCCAAGGATATTTTGGTCTGGCTCTAGTCTTCGAACTGAAGCTACCGGATATGGACTGGTAACTAATATCACAACTCTCCCATGCTTGTGTTCGggcttcctctttttctttttcttttttgctttttgGTGAGAACTTAATAGATGTGTCTGTAATTGTTGCGGGTATTATAAGCTCACTATGTAATTTTCATCTTCATTTCCGATGATGTGAACAAAGTTCCCATGCTTCTGCAGGTTTTCTTTGCACAACTCCTACTTGCAGACCTCAATAAAGATTTCAAAGGATTAAGGTACCTTTTACCTGACATTcaaaacttttaaaattttcacaaaacacCATAGGATGTTGACATAGAACAGCACGTGGGAGTTCTTTCTGTTTACGTAGCCTTTTGAAGAATCCAATCCTGTTTAACATAACTTGTAACTTTTGTGTGCATATATGTATCTATGTATGTGTATCCACGAGAGTGAGTATAATTTGTGATTGCTTATAGGTTGTTTtgcaaatttattattttgaagatATTATAAATTTCCCTCCAGGTGTGTTGTAAGTGGTTCTGGAAAGATTGCATTGCATGTCCTGGAGAAGCTTATCGCATATGGCGCGATTCCCATTACAGTTTCAGGTATTTTCTTACAAGAAGTATTTTTGGGACTACTTGAATTAGGTCTTGTGATGGAAAGGTTTAGTAATATTCATATCTGGTTTGAATGTTTCACATGAAAAAATTTCCTGATGTCATACTAATCATGTGTATTAACTGCTTGAATTATGACATAATTTACTTGCTAAGAATGTTAAAAATTTATATGTTTGACGTGATCATATCTATTAGTACTTGAGTGATGAATGATCTAGAGAACAATCATGCTGTCAACAATGCTCCGAGCACTTCATCCAAAAGATTATAAAAACAATGAACATAGCACTTACGTAAAAACCAGAGGTTGCTAGTAGTCAATTTGCTAGTATCTTCTGTGGCCTTGATTGGTTTGTATCTTAGGTTGTAAAGATGATATGTTAACATCTGTGACTGTATTTGGAtctaaataacaaaataaattatttttctgatTGCATCTGAAGAAAGAAAGACGATATGAAGAGCTAGAGTACTTGTGCTGTGAATGtggtgttaattttttttttcctccacaTGGCTATTTCATTTTCTAGTTCCATGCTCTTATTTAGATTCTCTAGTGCCTTGTGTCAGAAGTTACGATTTCCGAGTCGTAAACATTTAGAGTGAATATGACTTGTTATCAGCATTTAATGAATCACATGCCTTTTATCTTCAAATCATTGCATATAGACTCGAAGGGTTATTTGGTGGATGATGAAGGATTTGATTACATGAAAATATCATTTTTGAGGGAGATCAAAGCTCAACAGAGAAGTTTGAGGTCTGCTTCTTGCTGTCTATTTTGCATCTGTTGATTAAATAGCTCGGTAGTTACCTTCAGGATTCATTGTTTACATCTCATCTGCAGAGACTATTCAAAGACTTATGCTCGCTCTAAGTATTATGATGAAGCAAAACCTTGGACTGAAAGGTGTGATGTTGCGTTTCCTTGTGCTACCCAGAATGAAATTGATCAGACTGATGCCATTAATCTGGTTAATTCAGGTTGTCGTATGCTAGTAGAAGGTAATAATTACTGGTAACAACATGCATGGTCGATTTTAAATTTTGGCGTTTGTTTTCATATTCACTAATGTTAGCTCTGTAACACctcttatttgttcttcttttgTATCTAGGTTCAAACATGCCATGTACACCTGATGCTGTTGATATTCTGAGAAAAGCTAATGTTCTAATCGCTCCTGCAGTGGCTGCTGGTTCTGGTGGAGTATGATTCTTATCTTTACAGTACATGCTTGATAGATATGCTTTTCAACATGTGCTGGGACAATGCTATCACGAAGTTTATACGTATCATATTTTTATTGGCACAAATTTAGGCTAAGTTCAAGCTAAGCTTGTTTGTTTATGAAAATAAATGGAACTATTTGGTCTAAAGAAAAATGTAATTCATGTGCTCATGAGATTATTGCTCAAAATCAGTTTCTGTTAAGAATCTAAGAATCTTACATCAAGTTTTCTAATCCATCTCGATAATGAAATCATGAACCTCTCAGTTACGCTTTGATTATAACACGGATTTGAGGGGTCTTAATCTATGCATTAGGTCTAATTTAGCTATGCATGCTCAACGTCACCAGGGGTGTATTGAATACAAAAATCTCACATCAGGTATTCTAAGCTTGCTTCTAATATATGAAATCACGGGCCTCCAgttattgccaattgattttggGTTGAATACTTCAATGTTAACATGTTTGAGATCTAGCATCGGGTATTCTAAGGAAGTGACATTTGGgagttaaaatttaattatttttgtctGGCATTTGATGGACCAGCATgagttaatatatttttatcatttatatCAATATGGCTTCCGGTTATCTTCTTTTCCCTTAAATTTATGTTATTCCTTTGTTGTTTAATGATAGCCCTTTGTTGTTTAATGATAGCAGGTGGTTGCTGGAGAATTTGAATTGAACCACGAGTGTAATTCAGTGAACTGGTCTCCCGAGGACTTTGAATCCAAATTACAGGTGACACTGTGTTTATTTTATCTTGctgttataaattttttaacttttaagtaCTTGTACGAAGTGTCTTAATGACTTCTGGTAGTGTAAGAAACAATATCTTTTAGAAAAGCTAAATAGCCAACACCCCTTCAATGTCTGTCTTAAAGTTTGCTCAAGGTCTTGAGCTGGtttgttgtttttctctatGATATCTGATTTGCATTGTAACTCGTAGGAATCAATGAAACAGACTTACCAGA from Pyrus communis chromosome 7, drPyrComm1.1, whole genome shotgun sequence encodes the following:
- the LOC137740093 gene encoding uncharacterized protein isoform X2 yields the protein MLLPGGGIRMNSMMDDMNLIQQAQRHHLVVRELGEEIDLEIGTGDDDPSFANTPLIGGPPREPSVEDHDESKNMVMASHLPSDDQDMSKGQPVKRKKKVVKRWREEWADTYKWAYVDVKEGTARIFCSVCREYGRKHRRNPYGNEGSRNMQMSALEEHNNSLLHKEALRLQMASKDKVIADKPIYVKALMSKTAGSIVEAALKRDPHEVEFIQSVQEVVHALERVIAKNSHYVSIMERLLEPERMLVFRVPWMDDRGETHVNRGFRVQFNQALGPCRGGFRFHPSMNLSIAKFLGFEQTLKNALSPYKIGGAAGGSDFDPKGKSDNEVMRFCQSFMNEIYRYLGVDKDLPSEEMGVGTREMGYLFGQYRRLAGHFQVPETPGSFTGPRIFWSGSSLRTEATGYGLVFFAQLLLADLNKDFKGLRCVVSGSGKIALHVLEKLIAYGAIPITVSDSKGYLVDDEGFDYMKISFLREIKAQQRSLRDYSKTYARSKYYDEAKPWTERCDVAFPCATQNEIDQTDAINLVNSGCRMLVEGSNMPCTPDAVDILRKANVLIAPAVAAGSGGVVAGEFELNHECNSVNWSPEDFESKLQESMKQTYQRTLKAAADFGYQKESPESLVHGAIISAFLTIAQAMTDQGCV
- the LOC137740093 gene encoding uncharacterized protein isoform X4, whose product is MLLPGGGIRMNSMMDDMNLIQQAQRHHLVVRELGEEIDLEIGTGDDDPSFANTPLIGGPPREPSVEDHDESKNMVMASHLPSDDQDMSKGQPVKRKKKVVKRWREEWADTYKWAYVDVKEGTARIFCSVCREYGRKHRRNPYGNEGSRNMQMSALEEHNNSLLHKEALRLQMASKDKVIADKPIYVKALMSKTAGSIVEAALKRDPHEVEFIQSVQEVVHALERVIAKNSHYVSIMERLLEPERMLVFRVPWMDDRGETHVNRGFRVQFNQALGPCRGGFRFHPSMNLSIAKFLGFEQTLKNALSPYKIGGAAGGSDFDPKGKSDNEVMRFCQSFMNEIYRYLGVDKDLPSEEMGVGTREMGYLFGQYRRLAGHFQGSFTGPRIFWSGSSLRTEATGYGLVFFAQLLLADLNKDFKGLRCVVSGSGKIALHVLEKLIAYGAIPITVSDSKGYLVDDEGFDYMKISFLREIKAQQRSLRDYSKTYARSKYYDEAKPWTERCDVAFPCATQNEIDQTDAINLVNSGCRMLVEGSNMPCTPDAVDILRKANVLIAPAVAAGSGGVVAGEFELNHECNSVNWSPEDFESKLQESMKQTYQRTLKAAADFGYQKESPESLVHGAIISAFLTIAQAMTDQGCV
- the LOC137740093 gene encoding uncharacterized protein isoform X1; protein product: MLLPGGGIRMNSMMDDMNLIQQAQRHHLVVRELGEEIDLEIGTGDDDPSFANTPLIGGPPREPSVEDHDESKNMVMASHLPSDDQDMSKGQPVKRKKKVVKRWREEWADTYKWAYVDVKEGTARIFCSVCREYGRKHRRNPYGNEGSRNMQMSALEEHNNSLLHKEALRLQMASKDKVIADKPIYVKALMSKTAGSIVEAALKRDPHEVEFIQSVQEVVHALERVIAKNSHYVSIMERLLEPERMLVFRVPWMDDRGETHVNRGFRVQFNQALGPCRGGFRFHPSMNLSIAKFLGFEQTLKNALSPYKIGGAAGGSDFDPKGKSDNEVMRFCQSFMNEIYRYLGVDKDLPSEEMGVGTREMGYLFGQYRRLAGHFQVPETPGSFTGPRIFWSGSSLRTEATGYGLVFFAQLLLADLNKDFKGLRCVVSGSGKIALHVLEKLIAYGAIPITVSDSKGYLVDDEGFDYMKISFLREIKAQQRSLRDYSKTYARSKYYDEAKPWTERCDVAFPCATQNEIDQTDAINLVNSGCRMLVEGSNMPCTPDAVDILRKANVLIAPAVAAGSGGQVVAGEFELNHECNSVNWSPEDFESKLQESMKQTYQRTLKAAADFGYQKESPESLVHGAIISAFLTIAQAMTDQGCV
- the LOC137740093 gene encoding uncharacterized protein isoform X3, whose protein sequence is MLLPGGGIRMNSMMDDMNLIQQAQRHHLVVRELGEEIDLEIGTGDDDPSFANTPLIGGPPREPSVEDHDESKNMVMASHLPSDDQDMSKGQPVKRKKKVVKRWREEWADTYKWAYVDVKEGTARIFCSVCREYGRKHRRNPYGNEGSRNMQMSALEEHNNSLLHKEALRLQMASKDKVIADKPIYVKALMSKTAGSIVEAALKRDPHEVEFIQSVQEVVHALERVIAKNSHYVSIMERLLEPERMLVFRVPWMDDRGETHVNRGFRVQFNQALGPCRGGFRFHPSMNLSIAKFLGFEQTLKNALSPYKIGGAAGGSDFDPKGKSDNEVMRFCQSFMNEIYRYLGVDKDLPSEEMGVGTREMGYLFGQYRRLAGHFQGSFTGPRIFWSGSSLRTEATGYGLVFFAQLLLADLNKDFKGLRCVVSGSGKIALHVLEKLIAYGAIPITVSDSKGYLVDDEGFDYMKISFLREIKAQQRSLRDYSKTYARSKYYDEAKPWTERCDVAFPCATQNEIDQTDAINLVNSGCRMLVEGSNMPCTPDAVDILRKANVLIAPAVAAGSGGQVVAGEFELNHECNSVNWSPEDFESKLQESMKQTYQRTLKAAADFGYQKESPESLVHGAIISAFLTIAQAMTDQGCV